Part of the Candidatus Dadabacteria bacterium genome, AATGGTCTTCGCTGCAACCTCTCAGCCGTGAGAATGACGAACGGCTTTGGGAGAAAATCCGGCTTGAATGGAACTATAACTCCAACCGTATAGAGGGCAATACTCTGACCTACAGCGAGACGGAACTTCTGCTTATCCACGGGCGCGCCGAGGGTGGTCATCCCCTGCGCGACTACGAGGAGATGGAAGCCCATAATGTGGGAATAAGGAAAGTGAGAGAATTTGCC contains:
- a CDS encoding Fic family protein is translated as MSLAEIDKHIQGLYEEWSSLQPLSRENDERLWEKIRLEWNYNSNRIEGNTLTYSETELLLIHGRAEGGHPLRDYEEMEAHNVGIRKVREFA